Within Nitrospirota bacterium, the genomic segment GATGGATTTTTCCGTGAAGGATATCGAAAAGGCCATCGAAGATATGCACGAACGCGGAGGCATGCTGGGTTCGAACGATTTGAAGACATTCCGGAGATGGAAACGCGATGTTTTACCGAAATACCACTATGACCACGCGAAATATTCCGGGCTCAGGTTCCTTGAGTCGCTGAGAAAGAGCTTACTCTAACCTCACTGCACGATATCTTGCCCTTTATGCTTTCTGCTTACGAACCAGATGCAGTGACAGGAATCCCTCGGTGTACAGTAAGACGACAGCTCCTCAGAGCTTTTTGTGAAGAATATGCTATGATAGAGAATGAAATTAATATGAGAAAAATATGATATATAAATGACAACAACATGAATAGCTGGATGACCATAAAAGATGTGAGCCAGTATTTGCAGATTTCAGAGAACAAGGTCCGGTTTCTTGTCAGACATAACCAGATCCCCTTTCATAATAACCATGGGTTTCTCCGGTTTCACAGAGGGCAAATAGATGAGTGGATGGGCACGCCGGTACATAAAAAAGGCATTCACGAGACTATGAAGACACGGTTTCTGTACCGCGGCACACCGGTACAGGACTATGCGCTGACTGCAAGCAAGGTCATGGCCGGGAAAAAATCATGGAATCGTCTTCCTGAGTTCATCAGAAATTTCTCGGAAAGGGTCCGGGAAATCATCATCCATGACAATGGTCGCGCTTTTTTGTACAGAAAGGAATTTTCCCTCTTCAGCAGCAATTACAATGATTATCTGAAGGCAGGATTTCACCTGGGGTTGATCGGAAAAGAGAAGGGCCCCGGGATCGAAAAACGTTATTACCCCACCAGATTTGCCGAAATGCTCTCTTCAGAAGAAGACATGGGAAAGATCAGGAAAATTATCCTTAATGCCATTCTTGATATCGTGAACGAACAGAAGGAGACTGACCCTGATGAGCGCCACGCAATCATTCTTCTGTGGTATTTCCTCGCGTTGAAGGACAGCGAGATTGAGCCTGATGAGCACCATTT encodes:
- a CDS encoding helix-turn-helix domain-containing protein, which codes for MTIKDVSQYLQISENKVRFLVRHNQIPFHNNHGFLRFHRGQIDEWMGTPVHKKGIHETMKTRFLYRGTPVQDYALTASKVMAGKKSWNRLPEFIRNFSERVREIIIHDNGRAFLYRKEFSLFSSNYNDYLKAGFHLGLIGKEKGPGIEKRYYPTRFAEMLSSEEDMGKIRKIILNAILDIVNEQKETDPDERHAIILLWYFLALKDSEIEPDEHHFRKYEGELNYAPLIRLNFSKTLCSFLFDNDRQKEQEFFSEWKRLLLLRGKR